One Turneriella parva DSM 21527 genomic region harbors:
- a CDS encoding bifunctional folylpolyglutamate synthase/dihydrofolate synthase produces the protein MNSRIELPDPAPEEKEILEFFSARNFERSRRFAKGAYDPAILRQHLAARGDPQFSYKTIHVAGTVGKGSTTNYLARGLVSLGKKTGTYLSPHFVSLKERILVNDRPITDGQLAHAWGQLLAAGNLETLSFFDAMTAMAFEIFADERVDYAVIETGLGGRLDSTNNLHSEFSVITRIGLDHQQILGDTIDAIAREKAGIIKPGRRVYTCTQIDAALEVLRSVCADVGSELVVIGDNGSDFTERNRHLAREILTREFSPDAAGIAAITKALEQPVFGRFSILRSEPRIIFDSGHNDAAMQALAEIVNRQPESQYNFFLNTMVERDLAQFFSRLAATLGGKARFFLFSMRSPGYYAAENSPSGIEAHSDEQISAILKDREALHVFAGSMGIYAELRARFGL, from the coding sequence GTGAATAGCCGTATCGAGCTACCAGACCCGGCACCCGAAGAAAAAGAAATTCTCGAATTCTTTAGCGCGCGCAATTTCGAACGCAGCCGCCGGTTCGCTAAGGGAGCGTATGACCCGGCGATTCTGCGTCAACATCTGGCGGCAAGGGGAGATCCTCAGTTTTCATACAAGACGATACACGTCGCCGGCACGGTCGGTAAGGGCAGCACAACGAACTATCTGGCGCGCGGACTCGTGTCGCTCGGCAAGAAGACCGGAACTTACCTGTCGCCCCATTTCGTGAGCCTCAAAGAGCGCATTCTGGTAAACGACAGACCGATAACAGACGGGCAGCTGGCCCACGCATGGGGGCAGCTGCTGGCAGCCGGCAACCTCGAGACGCTTTCTTTTTTCGACGCGATGACTGCGATGGCTTTTGAAATCTTTGCCGACGAGCGGGTCGATTATGCGGTGATCGAGACGGGGCTCGGCGGCAGGCTCGACTCGACAAACAACCTGCACTCAGAGTTCAGCGTCATCACGCGCATCGGCCTCGACCACCAGCAGATTCTGGGCGACACCATTGACGCCATCGCACGCGAAAAGGCCGGTATCATCAAGCCAGGGCGGCGCGTCTATACGTGTACGCAGATCGACGCCGCGCTCGAGGTCTTGCGTAGCGTCTGCGCAGATGTTGGTTCAGAGTTAGTGGTCATCGGCGACAACGGCAGCGACTTCACCGAACGCAATCGCCATCTGGCGCGTGAGATTCTGACGCGGGAATTTTCGCCCGATGCTGCGGGTATCGCGGCAATAACAAAGGCGCTCGAGCAGCCGGTGTTCGGCAGGTTCAGCATCTTGCGTTCTGAACCGCGAATCATTTTTGACTCGGGTCATAACGACGCGGCGATGCAGGCACTTGCCGAGATAGTTAATCGACAGCCTGAATCGCAATACAATTTTTTTCTCAACACCATGGTTGAGCGTGACTTGGCGCAATTCTTCAGCCGCTTGGCGGCAACCCTCGGCGGCAAAGCGAGGTTTTTTCTTTTTAGCATGCGCTCGCCAGGCTATTACGCGGCAGAGAACTCTCCCTCAGGTATCGAAGCCCACTCAGATGAGCAGATCAGTGCCATCTTGAAAGATCGGGAGGCACTCCATGTCTTCGCGGGCAGCATGGGTATTTACGCAGAACTCAGAGCGAGGTTCGGTCTGTGA
- a CDS encoding rod shape-determining protein, producing the protein MIFDWFHSLFSNDMGIDLGTANTLVYVKGQGIVLSEPSVVAIQASTGKVLAVGQEAKRMLGRTPGEIVAIRPMKDGVIADFETVEKMIRYFINKVHNRATLVKPRIVIGVPSGITEVERRAVRESAEQAGARDIFLIDEAFAAALGAKIPVHEPAGNMIIDIGGGTTEIAVISLGGMVIADSIRIGGDEFDEAIIKHLRLHHNLIIGERTAEEIKLAIGNAMPEKKTETFELKGRDAGTGLPRTVVIDSTEVRKALKEPIDAIVEATKIALEKTPPELAADIVERGIVMTGGGCLLKGLDKHISKETGVPVIRAENPLNCVVEGTGKYLEELKYLKGR; encoded by the coding sequence ATGATATTTGACTGGTTTCACTCTCTCTTTTCGAACGACATGGGCATCGACCTCGGTACCGCGAACACGCTGGTATATGTCAAAGGCCAGGGCATCGTGCTCTCAGAACCTTCGGTGGTCGCGATTCAGGCGTCGACCGGCAAGGTGCTCGCAGTAGGGCAAGAGGCGAAGCGAATGCTCGGCCGTACTCCGGGTGAAATCGTGGCGATTCGCCCGATGAAAGACGGTGTTATCGCCGACTTTGAAACCGTCGAAAAGATGATTCGTTACTTTATCAACAAAGTGCACAACCGAGCGACGCTGGTAAAGCCCCGCATCGTGATCGGTGTGCCCTCGGGCATCACCGAGGTGGAGCGCCGGGCGGTACGTGAGTCTGCCGAACAGGCAGGTGCGCGCGACATCTTCTTGATCGACGAAGCTTTTGCAGCCGCGCTGGGCGCCAAGATTCCCGTGCACGAACCTGCGGGTAACATGATCATCGATATCGGCGGTGGCACGACTGAGATTGCAGTCATTTCACTCGGCGGTATGGTGATCGCCGACAGTATTCGTATCGGCGGCGACGAATTCGACGAAGCGATCATCAAGCACCTGCGTCTGCACCACAACCTCATTATCGGCGAGCGCACCGCTGAAGAGATTAAACTCGCGATCGGCAATGCTATGCCCGAGAAAAAAACCGAAACGTTCGAACTTAAGGGTCGCGACGCCGGCACGGGGTTGCCGCGCACTGTCGTGATCGACAGCACCGAAGTGCGTAAGGCGCTGAAAGAACCGATCGATGCAATCGTCGAAGCGACAAAAATTGCGCTCGAGAAAACTCCCCCTGAGCTTGCGGCCGACATCGTCGAGCGCGGCATCGTCATGACCGGTGGTGGCTGCCTCTTGAAAGGCCTCGATAAGCATATCTCGAAAGAAACCGGCGTACCGGTGATTCGTGCCGAGAACCCGCTCAACTGCGTGGTCGAAGGTACGGGCAAATATCTCGAAGAATTGAAGTATTTGAAGGGGCGCTGA
- a CDS encoding MarC family protein, with product MARRFGEVSLMEEFLRAIVVTFIPIFVATDAVGILPIFVGMTRKRKNAERRRIVALSMITAFVLTAIFTVMGKAIFRFMGITVFDFMVAGGVILFILAILDVMGARHNHDDDSGAMGVVPLGTPMVAGPALITTCVLMANEYGYTVTLISLAVNIVIAGLLFLQAPLVTKVLGDEGSAALSKITSLLLASIAVMMVRRGVLSMVN from the coding sequence ATGGCACGGCGTTTTGGCGAAGTTTCCCTGATGGAAGAGTTTCTCAGGGCCATTGTTGTCACGTTTATCCCTATTTTTGTCGCGACAGATGCTGTCGGTATTCTGCCCATTTTCGTCGGCATGACCCGCAAACGCAAGAACGCCGAGCGGCGCCGTATCGTCGCGCTTTCGATGATCACAGCCTTCGTGCTCACGGCGATTTTTACCGTCATGGGCAAGGCGATCTTTCGTTTTATGGGCATCACTGTGTTCGACTTCATGGTCGCGGGGGGAGTTATACTTTTTATTCTGGCAATTCTCGACGTCATGGGTGCGCGCCATAATCACGATGACGACAGCGGCGCCATGGGCGTAGTGCCGCTCGGTACCCCCATGGTTGCCGGCCCAGCGCTCATCACGACCTGCGTTCTGATGGCGAATGAATATGGCTATACAGTCACCCTCATATCGCTTGCCGTCAATATCGTAATCGCGGGTCTGCTGTTTCTGCAAGCACCACTTGTCACGAAAGTGCTCGGCGACGAGGGTTCGGCCGCTCTTTCTAAAATCACCAGCCTGCTGCTCGCTTCGATTGCCGTCATGATGGTGCGGCGCGGCGTGCTCTCAATGGTCAACTGA
- a CDS encoding MBL fold metallo-hydrolase, whose translation MFIRFWGVRGSLATAITARQVEDKIRKVLELASPADLLSREAIENFIGNLPFSVRGTYGGNTTCVEIQTSENKTIVVDAGTGLRGLGNALMSRGKMTGSDDMAFFFTHSHWDHIQGLMFFVPIFIPGNKLNFYSCFPDIEARLRYQMITTHFPLTFDELSAQKSFTHFEETGSVDVYGLNVSAKSVRHPGGCYSYKFKQPNGKTFVFCSDAEFNLETLEDIGPYIDYFFGADVLVFDTQYTFEESLQKIDWGHSSAAIATDIAIKSEVKKLVLYHHDPSYDDQKMDNVLLQAIKYKSMMAPNHPLQIMAAYEGLEIEL comes from the coding sequence ATGTTCATTCGCTTTTGGGGGGTGCGGGGCTCGCTCGCCACCGCAATTACCGCCCGTCAGGTCGAAGACAAAATACGTAAGGTGCTCGAACTCGCGAGCCCTGCCGACCTGCTGTCGCGCGAAGCGATCGAGAACTTCATCGGCAATCTGCCATTTTCGGTGCGCGGTACCTATGGCGGCAACACGACCTGCGTAGAAATTCAGACCAGCGAAAACAAGACCATCGTTGTCGATGCCGGCACTGGCCTCAGGGGCCTCGGTAACGCTCTCATGTCGCGCGGCAAAATGACCGGCAGCGACGACATGGCATTCTTTTTCACGCACTCGCATTGGGACCACATTCAGGGTCTTATGTTTTTTGTGCCGATATTTATCCCGGGCAACAAACTGAACTTTTACTCGTGCTTTCCCGACATCGAAGCGCGTCTGCGCTACCAGATGATTACGACGCATTTTCCGCTGACATTCGACGAGCTCAGCGCGCAGAAGTCGTTCACGCATTTCGAAGAGACGGGTAGCGTCGATGTCTACGGCCTGAACGTCTCGGCAAAATCGGTGAGGCACCCAGGCGGATGTTACTCTTACAAATTTAAACAGCCGAATGGCAAAACTTTTGTCTTTTGTTCTGATGCAGAATTTAACCTCGAAACGCTCGAAGATATTGGCCCTTACATCGATTATTTTTTTGGTGCGGATGTATTGGTGTTCGACACACAATATACCTTTGAAGAAAGTTTGCAGAAAATTGACTGGGGCCACTCGTCTGCTGCGATTGCCACAGACATCGCCATCAAGAGTGAGGTCAAAAAATTGGTACTCTACCACCACGACCCGTCTTACGACGACCAAAAGATGGATAACGTGCTGCTTCAGGCAATCAAGTACAAGAGCATGATGGCGCCGAATCATCCGTTACAGATTATGGCGGCATACGAGGGACTCGAAATCGAATTATGA
- a CDS encoding HEAT repeat domain-containing protein — translation MKRLTFVATFTLLCQYSISAAGAFDAAIAADDHSRALEIFAGAEPNEEDGEKLVEWFAAAKEKQRKKLTRVIVEKQRHDAIAGKHVHNELLRMIKENRVEDDTDYAELCLKAAGPNKNPDLIYTIAPFLVHPQAVLRAEANRAVAIRRDERIYPLIGQLLAAENAIDKIYAMETLLALKDERAVPLLLLQLSNPNKNVRYFALKTLEAIGSDKAQFGVINLAQNEADEEVRLKAVEILRQFKTGPVFSAVQRLISDNKLAVRAKALESALAQNDKRYAHAISEHLARETDMAQKHALLRALLSLGSGGGMNGVLALLKKETDTELLLWSVHACIRFGEQRCAEPLSHLVATNADETIVLEGVVALGAFKQKKHLPQLLGLVADPARAQLIRSAALISVSQFDSEAAIQPLFVTYDSEKDQSIRVQIKGYLVDLMKRKLPKL, via the coding sequence GTGAAGCGTCTGACATTTGTGGCAACATTCACCCTGCTTTGCCAGTACAGTATCAGCGCCGCAGGTGCCTTCGACGCAGCGATTGCTGCCGATGACCATTCGCGGGCACTCGAGATTTTTGCAGGCGCCGAGCCTAACGAAGAAGACGGCGAAAAACTCGTCGAATGGTTTGCCGCAGCTAAAGAAAAGCAGCGCAAAAAACTGACACGGGTCATCGTCGAAAAGCAGCGCCATGATGCGATTGCCGGCAAACACGTGCACAACGAACTCTTGCGCATGATCAAAGAGAACAGGGTTGAAGACGACACCGACTACGCCGAACTCTGCCTCAAAGCGGCTGGCCCCAATAAAAACCCCGATCTCATTTATACGATCGCTCCTTTTCTGGTGCACCCGCAGGCGGTGCTAAGGGCCGAGGCGAACCGCGCGGTCGCCATACGCCGTGATGAGCGTATCTACCCCCTGATCGGCCAGCTGCTCGCTGCCGAAAACGCCATAGACAAAATCTACGCCATGGAAACACTGCTCGCCCTCAAAGATGAGCGGGCCGTGCCACTGCTGTTGTTGCAGTTATCGAACCCCAACAAGAATGTACGCTATTTTGCGCTGAAAACCCTCGAAGCGATCGGCTCAGACAAGGCGCAATTTGGCGTGATCAACCTCGCGCAGAACGAGGCCGACGAAGAGGTTCGGCTGAAGGCCGTTGAAATTCTGCGGCAGTTCAAAACAGGCCCTGTTTTTTCGGCTGTGCAGCGCCTGATAAGCGATAACAAACTTGCGGTACGGGCGAAAGCGCTCGAATCGGCGCTTGCCCAGAACGACAAACGTTATGCCCATGCGATATCAGAACACCTCGCCCGCGAAACAGACATGGCGCAGAAACACGCGCTGCTGCGGGCGCTGCTGAGCCTCGGTTCGGGCGGCGGCATGAATGGCGTGCTGGCGCTACTGAAAAAAGAGACAGACACCGAACTGCTGCTCTGGTCTGTGCATGCCTGCATTCGCTTTGGCGAGCAACGCTGCGCCGAACCGCTGTCGCACCTTGTGGCAACCAACGCAGACGAAACGATAGTGCTCGAAGGCGTGGTGGCGTTGGGGGCCTTCAAACAAAAGAAACACCTGCCACAGCTACTCGGTCTCGTCGCCGACCCGGCGCGCGCACAGCTGATTCGCTCTGCCGCACTGATTTCGGTTTCGCAGTTCGACAGCGAGGCCGCGATTCAGCCGCTGTTCGTGACCTACGATAGTGAAAAAGACCAGTCGATTCGCGTACAGATAAAAGGTTATCTGGTCGATCTCATGAAACGCAAGCTGCCAAAACTATGA
- a CDS encoding PQQ-dependent sugar dehydrogenase: MKLKWKILIAILLLTGGAVLLFTEEIKIKIIHILGAAENYKVEGDPNAMQPRFNDADIQREKILVNLAQIASGFTQPVDIQFSPVEKDTALIAEKTGALKWVNFRSKAMGTLAKINVITNAEEGLLGVAFHPAYATNGKIYLNYVANENGKDVSRVSEWIVSKPANLAEATLGDERILMRVVQPYANHNAGQLAFGPDGMLYIGWGDGGFKDDPKGHGQNPLTFLGSMLRISVEPDVNGKPYPIPKDNPHVGDTRYAPETWAIGFRNPWRYSFDPKGRLIVADVGQDLYEEIDIVEKGGNYGWNRREGFHCFEPKENCETKGLLDPVYEYGRKEGQSLTGGYVYTGAEISALKNKYVFADFVSGRIWAIDLPENAQTKVTKVFTLGRWPVLISSFGRDAAGNVYAADFGSGKIFRLVAK; this comes from the coding sequence ATGAAACTGAAATGGAAAATTTTGATCGCTATTCTGTTGCTCACCGGGGGGGCTGTGCTGCTCTTTACCGAAGAGATCAAGATTAAGATAATCCACATTCTGGGGGCGGCAGAGAATTACAAAGTCGAGGGTGACCCTAACGCCATGCAGCCGCGTTTTAACGATGCGGATATACAACGCGAGAAGATTCTGGTGAATCTGGCACAGATCGCCTCTGGTTTTACGCAGCCGGTCGACATTCAGTTTTCACCCGTCGAAAAAGATACCGCACTCATCGCTGAAAAAACCGGCGCTCTCAAATGGGTTAATTTTAGAAGCAAGGCAATGGGCACGCTTGCGAAAATTAATGTCATTACCAATGCTGAAGAAGGTTTGCTCGGAGTCGCGTTTCACCCGGCTTATGCGACAAACGGAAAGATCTACCTCAACTATGTTGCGAATGAAAACGGCAAAGACGTCAGCCGTGTTTCTGAATGGATTGTCTCGAAACCTGCAAATCTCGCAGAAGCTACGCTCGGCGATGAACGTATTCTCATGCGCGTCGTGCAGCCCTACGCGAACCATAACGCGGGCCAGCTCGCGTTCGGGCCAGACGGTATGCTCTACATCGGTTGGGGCGACGGCGGTTTCAAAGACGACCCGAAGGGCCATGGTCAAAACCCGCTGACTTTTCTCGGCAGCATGCTGCGTATCTCGGTCGAGCCAGACGTAAACGGCAAGCCTTACCCCATACCGAAAGACAATCCTCATGTTGGCGATACACGTTATGCGCCCGAGACCTGGGCGATTGGGTTTCGCAACCCGTGGCGCTACAGCTTTGACCCGAAAGGGCGGCTCATCGTCGCCGATGTCGGGCAAGACCTGTATGAAGAAATCGACATCGTCGAGAAGGGCGGCAACTATGGCTGGAACCGGCGCGAGGGCTTTCACTGTTTTGAACCTAAAGAAAATTGCGAGACGAAAGGACTTCTGGACCCCGTTTATGAATATGGCCGCAAAGAAGGGCAATCGCTTACCGGTGGTTATGTTTATACCGGCGCGGAGATCTCTGCGCTGAAGAACAAATATGTGTTCGCCGATTTCGTCAGCGGGCGCATCTGGGCGATCGATCTTCCTGAAAATGCGCAGACGAAGGTGACGAAAGTTTTCACTCTCGGGCGCTGGCCGGTGCTGATTTCAAGTTTCGGGCGCGATGCTGCGGGCAATGTTTATGCGGCCGATTTTGGCAGCGGAAAGATTTTTCGGCTGGTGGCTAAATAG